The stretch of DNA AGAACATCACCATGCCTCGAAACACGTCGATGCTGGACTTCCGCTCGATCGGGCTAGCGGCTTTTACGGCGGGGGCGTCAAGTTTTTGCATCGTTACTTTGTGCGAGACCTACATTGTGATCAATAAAGTGAATGATAGGATTTCATTCTGACGGCTAGTCTTCGAGCCGCCCTGATCTCGAGGCAACCCTTGTTTGACGGGCAACTTTAGTTTGACGGGCAACTTTAGTTTGACGGGCAACTTTAGTTTTTATGAAAGCTCTGGGCATGGTAGCGGATCGGGTGGGCAATCGCACGCCAGCTAAGAAACAACAACCTTGGAAACGAACTCACCGATGGATAATGATGAAGCGAAAACGAATGTGATCCGACTGGCTGACTTCCTTAAAATCTCTGGTCTAGTAGAGACGGGGGGCGAAGCGAAGCAACTCATCCAGGCCGGCGAAGTCCGGGTGAATGGTGAGGTGGAAACGCGGCGACGGAAGCAGTTATCGATTGGAGATTTGGTG from Rubripirellula amarantea encodes:
- a CDS encoding RNA-binding S4 domain-containing protein — translated: MDNDEAKTNVIRLADFLKISGLVETGGEAKQLIQAGEVRVNGEVETRRRKQLSIGDLVELLGQELEVDFDDPDE